From Carassius auratus strain Wakin chromosome 10, ASM336829v1, whole genome shotgun sequence, a single genomic window includes:
- the LOC113109645 gene encoding notch-regulated ankyrin repeat-containing protein A, translating into MSQAEISTCSAPQRVFQEAVKKGNTKELHSLLQNMTNCEFNVNSFGPEGQTALHQSVIDGNLELVKLLVKFGADIRLANREGWSALHIAAFGGHQDIVLYLITKAKYSSGAR; encoded by the coding sequence ATGAGCCAGGCGGAGATCTCGACGTGCTCGGCGCCGCAGAGAGTCTTCCAGGAGGCGGTGAAGAAAGGCAACACGAAAGAGCTCCATTCACTGCTGCAGAACATGACCAACTGCGAGTTTAACGTTAATTCGTTTGGTCCCGAGGGACAGACGGCGCTGCACCAGTCGGTCATCGACGGGAATCTGGAGCTCGTTAAGCTGCTGGTGAAGTTCGGAGCCGATATACGGCTGGCGAACCGGGAGGGCTGGAGCGCGTTGCACATCGCCGCTTTCGGAGGACACCAAGACATCGTGTTATACCTCATCACCAAGGCCAAGTACTCCTCCGGCGCGCGGTGA
- the LOC113109647 gene encoding prostaglandin-H2 D-isomerase-like — MKKIALVSISLLMLLTDVYASIQPQKNFDLQRFAGRWYRVALAYDSPGFVRHRSRLTISMGTVEPKENGNVNMTMWSLGSSGCHSKVYIYKKTSVPGVFTYYSTRHRRVKDVTVVETNYTEYALVLKHKKFNKEFTQVALYGRTKKLRADVMEKFSAYATAQGFPKDSILTPPAAVFLEDCPPSGS, encoded by the exons ATGAAGAAGATCGCCTTGGTGAGCATCTCTTTGCTGATGCTTCTGACTGACGTCTACGCCAGCATCCAACCGCAGAAAAACTTTGACCTTCAGAGG TTTGCAGGGAGGTGGTACCGGGTCGCTCTGGCCTATGATTCTCCAGGGTTTGTGCGGCACAGAAGCAGACTCACCATCTCGATGGGCACAGTGGAGCCCAAGGAGAACGGGAACGTCAACATGACCATGTGGAGTTTAGG TTCCTCTGGCTGTCATTCTAAGGTCTACATTTATAAGAAGACGTCTGTGCCCGGCGTCTTCACATACTACAGCACTC GTCACCGAAGGGTGAAGGATGTTACTGTGGTGGAGACGAACTACACAGAGTATGCCCTGGTCCTCAAACACAAGAAGTTTAACAAGGAGTTCACACAAGTGGCCCTTTATG GTCGTACTAAGAAGTTGAGGGCGGACGTGATGGAGAAGTTCAGTGCGTATGCCACAGCTCAAGGATTCCCTAAAGACTCCATACTGACTCCACCAGCTGCTG TCTTTTTAGAAGACTGTCCTCCTTCAGGAAGTTAG